In a single window of the Tetrapisispora phaffii CBS 4417 chromosome 11, complete genome genome:
- the TPHA0K00370 gene encoding 40S ribosomal protein uS13 (similar to Saccharomyces cerevisiae RPS18A (YDR450W) and RPS18B (YML026C); ancestral locus Anc_5.566) — protein MSLVVAEQGSFQHILRLLNTNVDGNIKIVYALTYIKGVGRRYANLVCKKADVSLNKRAGELTQEELERVVQIMQNPTNFKIPAWFLNRQKDVNDGKDYHNLANNVESKLRDDLERLKKIRSHRGIRHFWGLRVRGQHTKTTGRRRS, from the exons ATGTCTTTAGTTGTCGCTGAACAAGGTTCCTTCCAACACATTTTACG TTTGTTAAACACTAACGTCGATGGTAACATCAAGATTGTTTACGCTCTAACTTACATCAAGGGTGTCGGTAGACGTTACGCCAACTTAGTCTGTAAGAAGGCTGATGTTAGCTTAAACAAGAGAGCCGGTGAATTAACCcaagaagaattagaaagaGTTGTTCAAATTATGCAAAACCCAACTAACTTCAAGATCCCAGCTTGGTTCTTAAACAGACAAAAGGATGTTAACGATGGTAAGGACTACCACAACTTAGCTAACAACGTTGAATCCAAATTAAGAGACGATTTAGAAAGATTAAAGAAGATCAGATCCCACAGAGGTATCAGACATTTCTGGGGTTTACGTGTTAGAGGTCAACATACCAAGACCACCGGTAGAAGAAGATCTTAA
- the UTP6 gene encoding snoRNA-binding rRNA-processing protein UTP6 (similar to Saccharomyces cerevisiae UTP6 (YDR449C); ancestral locus Anc_5.564), translating into MSSKARYYLEQCIPEIDDLVDKKLFTKNEVSAIMKKRTNFEHRLNSRGSSINDYVKYVEYENNVNKLRAKRCKRILQSNKSNSISDWSITKRIMFIYQRGCNKFPSDLKFWSLYLNFLKTRGNQTSYKKIHSVYNELIRLHPNNIDVWISCAKYEYEVHANFKSCRVVFQNALRFNADQPKLWHEYIKFELNFITKLINRRKVMGLINEREQELDMLNEEQEKNNDSDDGENSDVESNEISGLYTKSKGPSSGNSMKDKLNELPEADMNMLGSSDTNPALRGDVALAIFNIAMDTLGKYYIKKHKGYFAISDSQTDKELKKETVQYLFKLSLEYINLFDKFNDLNRDYLINHVLQYWKKDDNLMGLDLVEDFSDIYIETILIDITMNIRYLLDEDLDIDQLQLSVKRYFAYKSKLRDELAKEVQKKYTESLRNNYLSKLDRDDSRYTILSQLIKKL; encoded by the coding sequence ATGTCCTCAAAAGCAAGATACTACTTGGAACAATGCATTCCTGAAATTGATGATTTAGTGGATAAGAAATTGTTCACTAAAAATGAAGTCTCTGCCATCATGAAGAAAAGGACAAATTTTGAACATAGATTGAATTCTAGAGGTTCCAGTATCAATGACTACGTGAAATACGTCGAATATGAGAATAATGTGAATAAGTTAAGAGCGAAGAGATGTAAGAGAATCTtacaatcaaataaatcaaacAGTATATCCGATTGGTCTATAACTAAAAGAATCATGTTCATATATCAAAGAGGTTGTAATAAATTTCCAAGTGATTTGAAATTCTGgtcattatatttgaattttttgaagaCTAGGGGTAATCAAACCTCTTACAAGAAAATACACAGTGTCTATAATGAATTGATTAGACTACATCCAAACAACATTGATGTCTGGATAAGTTGTGCCAAATATGAATACGAAGTCCATGCAAACTTCAAGAGTTGTAGAGTCGTTTTCCAAAATGCGTTAAGATTCAATGCTGATCAACCGAAATTATGGcatgaatatattaaattcgAATTGAACTTCATTACCAAATTGATTAATAGAAGAAAAGTTATGGGTTTGATTAATGAGAGAGAACAAGAACTAGATATGTTAAATGAAGAGCAAGAGAAGAATAATGATTCTGATGATGGTGAAAATAGTGATGTGGAGTCTAATGAAATATCAGGTCTATATACTAAATCAAAAGGACCCTCATCAGGTAACTCTATGAAAGACAAATTAAATGAGTTACCAGAGGCTGACATGAACATGTTAGGTTCTTCGGACACAAATCCTGCTTTACGTGGTGACGTTGCATTGgctatttttaatattgcTATGGATACTCTAGgtaaatattatatcaaaaaacATAAAGGTTACTTTGCAATCTCAGATTCACAAACGGACAAGGAACTAAAGAAAGAAACTGTACAATACCTGTTTAAGTTATCTCtagaatatattaatttgtttGATAAATTCAACGATTTAAACAGAGATTATTTGATTAACCATGTTTTACAATATTGGAAGAAAgatgataatttaatgGGTTTGGATCTAGTGGAAGATTTCAGTGACATTTACATTGAAACTATCCTAATAGATATAACCATGAATATAAGATATTTATTGGACGAAGATCTGGATATCGATCAACTTCAATTGTCTGTTAAGAGATATTTTGCTTACAAAAGCAAATTAAGAGACGAGTTGGCCAAAGAAGtacaaaagaaatatacGGAATCTCTACGAAACAATTATTTGTCGAAGCTAGACCGTGACGATTCTAGATATACTATCTTGAGTCAACtgattaaaaaattatag
- the ADA2 gene encoding chromatin-binding transcription regulator ADA2 (similar to Saccharomyces cerevisiae ADA2 (YDR448W); ancestral locus Anc_5.563), producing the protein MSNKFHCDICSSDCTNRVRISCAECPEYDLCVPCFSQGLYNGNHRPYHPYRIVETNSYPILCEGWGADEELALIKGAQTLGLGNWQDIADHIGSRDKEEVKEHYLKYYIESPHYPIPDINKTINVAQDEFLQERKLRLERFREKPLEPPRKPVASVPSCHEVQGFMPARLEFETEFENEAEGPVKDMVFDTDDQPLDIELKLTILDIYNSRLTTRAEKKRLLFANKLMEYRKLQSVEKKRSKQEKELFNRLKPFSRMMTPQDFEEFSTDILEELRCRSRINQLQEWRRNGITTLEAGLKYERDKQMRITALEKFGTSLNYGDIPAGRNRSNPAHRSNTDYSQNYSEGNGKEREKPKNLTINDIQHGADFNLLSENEQHLCAQLKILPKPYLAIKEVIFRELLKNNGMLKRKNCRDLLNIEAVKANRIYDFFLAQNWI; encoded by the coding sequence ATGTCTAATAAGTTTCATTGTGACATCTGTTCTTCAGATTGTACTAATAGAGTGAGAATATCATGTGCTGAATGTCCTGAGTACGATCTGTGTGTTCCTTGCTTTTCACAGGGTCTTTATAATGGGAACCATAGACCGTACCATCCGTATCGTATTGTGGAGACCAATTCGTACCCTATTCTTTGCGAAGGTTGGGGTGCTGATGAAGAACTGGCATTGATTAAAGGTGCCCAGACTTTGGGGTTAGGTAATTGGCAAGATATTGCAGACCATATTGGGTCAAGGGACAAGGAGGAAGTTAAAGAGcattatttgaagtatTACATCGAGAGTCCACATTATCCGATTCCTGATATTAATAAGACCATTAATGTTGCTCAAGATGAGTTTTTACAAGAGAGGAAGTTGCGACTTGAAAGGTTCAGGGAGAAACCATTAGAACCACCGAGAAAGCCAGTAGCCTCAGTGCCAAGTTGTCATGAAGTTCAAGGGTTTATGCCTGCTAGATTGGAATTCGAGACAGAATTCGAAAACGAAGCGGAAGGTCCTGTGAAGGATATGGTTTTTGATACTGACGACCAACCATTGGATATCGAGTTGAAATTGACAATTTTAGATATATACAACTCGAGATTGACAACTAGAGCAGAAAAAAAGAGGCTTTTGTTtgcaaataaattaatggAATATAGAAAATTACAAAGTGTAGAAAAGAAACGATCAAAACAGGAAAAAGAACTGTTCAATAGATTGAAACCGTTCTCAAGAATGATGACACCTCAAGATTTCGAAGAATTCTCAACTgatattttagaagaaCTTAGATGTAGGTCTAGAATTAATCAATTACAAGAATGGAGGAGAAATGGTATAACCACACTCGAAGCAGGTTTGAAATACGAGAGAGATAAACAGATGAGAATAACAGCATTAGAGAAGTTCGGGACTTCGCTCAATTATGGTGATATACCAGCAGGCAGAAATAGATCAAACCCAGCACATAGATCAAACACTGATTATTCTCAAAATTATAGCGAAGGTAATGGTAAAGAAAGGGAAAAACCGAAGAATTTAACAATCAATGACATTCAACATGGTGCTGACTTTAACCTTTTGTCTGAAAATGAACAACATTTGTGTGCACAATTAAAAATCTTACCAAAGCCATATCTAGCAATAAAAGAAGTTATATTTAGGGaactattgaaaaataatggCATGCTAAAGAGGAAGAATTGTAGAGATTTACTAAACATAGAAGCAGTAAAAGCAAACAGAATATACGACTTTTTCCTAGCTCAAAACTGGATATAA
- the TPHA0K00400 gene encoding 40S ribosomal protein eS17 (similar to Saccharomyces cerevisiae RPS17B (YDR447C) and RPS17A (YML024W); ancestral locus Anc_5.562), translating to MGRVRTKTVKRASKALIEKHYPKLTLDFQTNKRLCDEIATIQSKRLRNKIAGYTTHLMKRIQKGPVRGISFKLQEEERERKDQYVPEVSALDLSHSKGVLNVDNQTADLVKSLGLKLPLSVTTVSANTSRRFRRRA from the exons ATG GGTAGAGTTAGAACTAAGACCGTCAAGAGAGCTTCCAAGGCTTTGATTGAAAAACATTATCCTAAGTTAACCTTGGATTTCCAAACTAACAAGAGATTATGTGACGAAATTGCTACCATCCAATCCAAGAGATTAAGAAACAAGATTGCTGGTTACACTACCCACTTGATGAAGAGAATTCAAAAGGGTCCAGTTAGAGGTATCTCTTTCAaattacaagaagaagaaagagaaagaaaggATCAATACGTTCCAGAAGTCTCTGCTTTAGACTTATCTCACTCTAAGGGTGTCTTAAACGTTGACAACCAAACTGCTGACTTAGTCAAATCTTTAGGCTTGAAATTACCATTATCTGTTACCACCGTCTCTGCTAACACTTCCAGACGTTTCAGAAGAAGAGCTTAA
- the NSE5 gene encoding Smc5-Smc6 complex subunit NSE5 (similar to Saccharomyces cerevisiae NSE5 (YML023C); ancestral locus Anc_5.558), giving the protein MSRCLDTSCESVEYTNNGEDPELPHYLVRLSDDVLRNFEVLNSMYLLDDYDGLLMYMETQIDEKSFAVPPYDIVIVLLTLCTVSNHYKDEMVRANDLYNITRQQLSKRAIQLLRKFVQILRDFDLEKYNRYTLELLRCQFFLAIDSFNIRRAQYSFDRVRRIRTPNAIVYTELSAEEIDSANEKYIATIEDPYKAYHSSLKQKFSVFDNNLINLRLSEKGEFINMIIWTLSNSVQKEENLFISSHDIWLPLLGILMNIFDLRHCYYVDRQINENVDASLKVQLLGTSPLALFLKSLDSMQLSQRLSEYIFINLSYERDDSYNTYVHPVYYEENTFSKQYISRINYSENYKYIISMAMRRKLIGLCFKLLLNVPKGHKLVSPRLVPDDFMKSIVKKLCLFDNINQFKAFFYIVDLSHELFFIPLLAEMTIGELYHDMNPSKIKDQLQIVDYLDNFNKFLEYSIKLIDQGFFTMPIDNSSNNVSSDSDSNDENSDDKIKYVSPLQKIDICFSVVLRYAVHLNDDGLEKSNIALFEQFIRAVNSVDQRRKKDASCKISLYEKVAKILNV; this is encoded by the coding sequence ATGAGCAGATGTCTAGATACAAGTTGTGAGTCTGTTGAGTACACTAATAATGGTGAAGATCCAGAGTTACCTCATTATCTGGTGAGACTCTCTGATGATGTTTTAAGAAACTTTGAAGTTTTGAATTCTATGTATCTGTTGGATGATTATGATGGCTTATTAATGTATATGGAGACTCAAATTGATGAGAAATCGTTTGCCGTTCCACCTTATGATATCGTCATAGTTTTACTGACGTTGTGTACAGTATCTAATCATTACAAAGATGAAATGGTTAGGGCTAATGATTTGTACAATATTACAAGGCAACAATTGTCAAAAAGAGCCATTCAGTTATTAAGGAAATTTGTGCAAATATTGAGAGATTTCGATTTAGAGAAATATAATAGGTATACTTTGGAACTTCTAAGGTgccaattttttttggcaattgattcttttaatatacGACGTGCCCAATACTCATTTGACAGGGTTAGGCGTATAAGAACACCAAATGCAATTGTATACACAGAACTATCTGCTGAAGAAATCGATTCTgctaatgaaaaatatatcgCTACTATTGAAGATCCTTACAAAGCTTACCATAGTTCTCTTAAGCAGAAGTTTTCAGtgtttgataataatttgattaaCTTGAGATTAAGTGAAAAGGGGGAGTTTATTAATATGATAATATGGACCCTTTCTAACTCCGTTCAAAAGGAAGAAAATCTATTTATTTCCAGTCATGATATTTGGTTGCCATTACTGGGAATACTGATGAATATATTCGATTTAAGACACTGTTACTATGTTGACAGACAAATAAATGAGAATGTGGATGCAAGTTTAAAAGTTCAGTTACTTGGAACCAGCCCGTTAGCtctttttttgaaatcGTTAGATTCAATGCAATTATCCCAAAGATTATCTgagtatatttttataaatttatcttATGAAAGGGATGATTCATATAATACCTATGTGCATCCAGTTTATTATGAAGAAAATACTTTTTCCAAGcaatatatttcaagaaTAAATTACAGTGAgaattacaaatatataatatccATGGCTATGagaagaaaattaattggTCTatgtttcaaattattgttaaatGTGCCAAAGGGACATAAACTGGTGTCACCACGGTTAGTACCAGATGATTTTATGAAATCtattgttaaaaaattgtGTTTATTTGAcaatataaatcaatttaaGGCATTTTTTTACATAGTTGATTTATCCcatgaattatttttcattccATTGCTTGCAGAAATGACTATTGGAGAACTTTATCATGATATGAATCCAAGCAAAATCAAAGATCAGTTACAAATAGTTGACTATCTTgacaatttcaataaatttcttgaatattcaataaaactTATTGACCAAGGGTTCTTCACAATGCCAATAGATAATTCCTCAAATAATGTTTCAAGTGATTCTGATAGTAATGATGAGAATAGTGAcgataaaataaaatatgtttcACCTTTGCagaaaattgatatttgtTTTTCAGTAGTGCTGAGGTATGCAGTACACCTCAATGATGATGGTCTTGAGAAAAGCAATATCGCATTGTTTGAACAATTTATCAGAGCTGTAAATTCAGTCGATCAGAGGAGGAAGAAAGATGCATCTTGTAAGATATCGTTGTACGAGAAAGTGGCGAAAATTCTCAACGTATAG
- the TPHA0K00420 gene encoding uncharacterized protein (similar to Saccharomyces cerevisiae PPZ2 (YDR436W) and PPZ1 (YML016C); ancestral locus Anc_5.548): MGNSGSKPSSGKKSSASDRSVKKKYTPSKKTSSSSSSKSPVSSGRAQSTSSKSTASDNVSKDTLTHFEKVEKPETPNPGADKISDSLPLINVTEDAILATSDSKKAKAHIPSSGKSVSSMSTKNSNKEKSSSDTTDENKKLHHKRGHSLGYIPMQEVTSNEATTDSNQISRHLQVSGTNSSLHTASNNRRLPLSRRSSHTSNSDLPPSMVQLEPKSPILKGYSKSIHGNSTHSLSYQKSETGQNYDNEPSTGHESNMKLHRSGSFASSLHSGNATVYNTPLTSPGIESHGGSEDYFNKSHEPSNSGPDYHLHSSKSNKDIFDNTVNLIKHTYKDSFPKSLPFEDVFEENFEKDLNDDRSLAMKRKKPLKPINIDETIQKLLDAGYAAKRAKTVCLKNSEIAQICQLSREIFLSQPSLLELSAPVKIVGDVHGQYGDLLRLFTKCGFPPAANYLFLGDYVDRGKQSLETILLLLCYKIKYPENFFLLRGNHECANVTRVYGFYDECKRRCNIKTWKVFVDTFNTLPLAAIVTGKIFCVHGGLSPVLNSMDEIRHFSRPTDVPDFGLINDLLWSDPTDSPNEWEDNERGVSYCYNKVAINKFLNKFGFDLVCRAHMVVEDGYEFFNDRSLVTVFSAPNYCGEFDNWGAVMTVSEGLLCSFELLDPLDRAALKQVMKKGRQERKLANHQTLLEY, encoded by the coding sequence ATGGGTAATTCTGGATCGAAGCCATCGAGTGGTAAGAAATCATCTGCATCAGATCGATCtgtaaaaaagaaatatacaCCATCCAAGAAGACATCATCCAGTTCATCGAGTAAGAGTCCCGTATCAAGTGGTAGAGCTCAATCTACTTCAAGCAAGAGCACAGCATCAGACAATGTATCAAAAGATACTTTAACCCATTTTGAGAAGGTTGAAAAGCCAGAAACTCCAAATCCAGGTGCTGATAAGATATCAGATAGTCTGCCATTAATAAACGTCACAGAAGATGCCATACTCGCTACTTCAGATAGTAAGAAAGCTAAAGCCCATATTCCTAGTTCAGGCAAATCAGTTAGTTCAATGAGTACTAAAAATAGTAACAAAGAGAAAAGTTCTAGTGATACAAcagatgaaaataaaaaactaCATCATAAGAGAGGACATTCGTTAGGTTATATTCCTATGCAGGAGGTGACCTCTAACGAAGCAACAACCGATTCAAATCAAATTAGTAGACACTTGCAAGTTAGTGGCACGAACTCATCTCTTCACACAGCAAGCAATAATAGGAGACTCCCATTGTCTAGAAGGTCTAGTCATACTTCAAACTCCGACTTACCTCCTTCGATGGTCCAATTAGAACCAAAATCTCCTATTTTAAAAGGTTATTCAAAATCTATTCATGGTAACTCTACTCATTCTTTGTCTTATCAGAAGAGTGAGACAGGGCAAAATTACGACAATGAACCATCTACAGGGCACGAATCTAATATGAAATTGCATAGATCCGGCTCGTTTGCTTCTTCACTTCATTCGGGTAATGCTACTGTTTATAATACACCATTAACGTCTCCTGGTATAGAATCTCACGGAGGCTCTGaagattattttaataaatccCATGAACCATCAAATTCAGGTCCTGACTATCATTTACACTCCTCAAAGTCcaataaagatatatttgaCAATACAGTAAACTTGATAAAACACACATATAAAGATAGTTTTCCAAAATCTCTTCCTTTTGAGGAtgtatttgaagaaaattttgaaaaagatttaaatgatgatCGTTCTTTAGCAatgaaaaggaaaaaaCCACTAAAACCAATTAATATAGATGAAACGATACAAAAACTACTAGATGCCGGTTATGCAGCAAAAAGAGCAAAAACAGTGTGTTTGAAGAACTCAGAAATAGCACAAATTTGCCAATTATCCagagaaatatttttatctcAACCATCCCTATTAGAATTATCTGCTCCTGTCAAAATAGTTGGTGACGTTCATGGTCAATATGGTGATTTATTACGACTTTTTACCAAATGTGGGTTTCCTCCAGCGgcaaattatttattcttaGGTGACTATGTTGATCGTGGTAAGCAATCCTTGGAaactatattattattattgtgctataaaataaagtatCCAGagaatttttttcttctaagAGGTAATCATGAATGTGCAAATGTTACAAGAGTTTACGGGTTTTATGATGAATGTAAACGTCGTTGTAATATAAAGACATGGAAAGTGTTCGTGGACACATTTAATACTTTACCATTAGCGGCAATTGTCACAGGTAAAATTTTCTGTGTTCATGGAGGTCTATCACCTGTCTTAAATTCCATGGACGAAATCAGGCACTTTAGCAGGCCAACAGATGTACCAGATTTTggtttaataaatgatcTTCTCTGGTCTGATCCAACGGATTCGCCTAATGAGTGGGAAGACAATGAACGAGGTGTGAGTTATTGTTATAACAAAGTTGCCATCAACAAATTTCTAAACAAATTTGGATTTGATTTGGTCTGCCGGGCTCATATGGTAGTAGAAGACGGCtatgaatttttcaatgatcGTAGTTTGGTGACAGTGTTCTCTGCACCAAACTATTGCGgtgaatttgataattggGGGGCTGTTATGACTGTCAGTGAAGGTCTATTATGCTCATTCGAATTGTTAGATCCATTAGATAGGGCAGCATTGAAGCAAGTAATGAAAAAGGGAAGACAAGAAAGGAAGCTAGCAAATCACCAAACACTTCTTGAATATTAA
- the PPM1 gene encoding leucine carboxy methyltransferase (similar to Saccharomyces cerevisiae PPM1 (YDR435C); ancestral locus Anc_5.547) — MEKIVQNTDHDALTCKLSAISTRYIPCPLVHKDYFNYNDIYLSYYQTLKTLLSRRDQGSINRALRNSYPVMNYGTYLRTVSIDSLLNSYLDERVSNEYIQVVNLGCGSDLRFVHLLNNFKNIKYIDVDFKDALELKGKVLRTNLKFKQALKLDTEIMDKTENGSQLIHTENYVMMEGDLKDTSDIITKLSRYTDTNAKTVFITECALCYLPDIAAQRLIDKIIDTFDSGYWISYDPIGGNQEKDKDRFGKIMQDNLKSSRDLELPTLLKYFSEDLYSSRFTQHTNSSKKITVNIKNLWEFYLQSINDNEKKRLQKLQFLDEIEELKIMQSHYIILNAQW; from the coding sequence ATGGAGAAAATTGTGCAAAATACTGATCATGATGCTCTTACTTGTAAATTGAGTGCAATTTCTACTAGATACATTCCTTGTCCTTTGGTGCATAAggattattttaattataacGATATTTATCTGTCGTACTATCAGACTTTGAAGACTCTGCTCAGCCGTAGAGACCAAGGTTCGATCAATAGAGCTCTTCGAAACTCTTATCCGGTGATGAACTATGGCACATATTTGAGAACGGTTAGTATCGACTCATTATTGAACAGTTACTTAGATGAAAGGGTGTCTAATGAATACATACAGGTGGTTAACCTAGGGTGCGGCTCTGATTTGAGGTTTGTGCATCTTTTGAACAATTTTAAGAACATCAAGTATATAGATGTTGATTTTAAGGATGCGTTGGAATTGAAAGGGAAGGTACTTAGGACAAACTTAAAGTTCAAACAAGCGCTGAAGCTTGATACTGAAATTATGGATAAGACAGAAAATGGAAGTCAATTGATACATACCGAGAATTATGTTATGATGGAGGGAGATTTAAAGGATACAAGCGATATAATTACCAAATTATCGAGATATACTGATACAAACGCTAAGACTGTTTTCATTACAGAATGTGCTCTATGCTATTTACCTGACATTGCTGCACAAAGATTAATAGATAAGATTATAGACACTTTTGATTCTGGTTATTGGATATCATATGATCCAATCGGAGGGAACCAAGAGAAGGACAAGGACAGGTTTGGAAAAATCATGCAAGATAACTTAAAATCATCAAGAGATCTAGAACTACCCACACTATTAAAATACTTTTCGGAGGATTTGTACTCCTCTAGATTTACACAACATACTAACAGTTCTAAAAAAATTACTGTTAATATTAAGAATCTTTGGGAATTTTACTTACAATCgattaatgataatgagaaaaaaagacttcaaaaattacaattcTTAGATGAAatagaagaattaaaaataatgcaatcccattatataatattaaatgcACAATGGTAG
- the TPHA0K00440 gene encoding PIG-S family GPI transamidase component (similar to Saccharomyces cerevisiae GPI17 (YDR434W); ancestral locus Anc_5.545): MSTYYSRKVSILTIIVLYLLVGVPAWYKLTSIFRVKLPVHYIQSLNDNKFQDVHMVLPIFIKSTIYKFPDIDKAVQTQINYLLDEQKQVIPWSLQVSQYDDELMESAKKHNSSYHVVELILDDAVGLVLSEDEDKTIIFFDDESVITNDLPYFIAQTVVEHAFKLENESLDKLVLFSRAIYSIPYSPKVHLNMFLLNGDGDPISWEIDSVLKTHFTPMRDFVSPIVNFTVDTSILYYNDLGLSSLANTSNSTSENIISKLDSLSITKLNDVRDYPTLNFAIVFPSKESFPGGVSFINTQTLDTSEKVSDVKKLHSHNRTSWESFLIPKWGSVIVNKYPIEKNGVLNEEFMVSVINAFSNNLLKLLGFPTALKATDNATISTFYNSLNSYKRIVTLSNMDKAVTTLHTLSTMLERFQNMPVPQEVQDDVIRSLELRLEIVDILNNPEIGDSLTWNKVLVMSNELVDLTEKAFFNQEMIQQNHVPREHKLAVYLPLLGPLTVMIIFSLMNNINEETSGEANKQDVGDEVSITDNSEIELIPEDKEDSSSTSINEDH, from the coding sequence ATGAGCACATATTATTCTAGGAAAGTCAGTATATTGACGATTATAGTGCTATATTTATTAGTTGGGGTTCCTGCATGGTACAAACTCACGAGTATTTTTAGGGTTAAATTGCCAGTGCATTATATTCAATCTTTGAATGACAATAAATTTCAAGACGTTCATATGGTTCTTCctatttttatcaaatctaCAATCTATAAATTCCctgatattgataaagCCGTTCAGACACAGATTAATTATTTGTTGGATGAGCAGAAACAAGTTATTCCATGGTCTTTGCAAGTGTCACAATATGACGATGAGTTGATGGAAAGTGCTAAGAAGCACAATTCATCGTACCATGTAGTCGAGTTGATTTTGGATGATGCTGTCGGGTTGGTTTTATCGGAGGATGAAGATAAAaccattatattttttgacgACGAGTCAGTCATAACTAATGATCTCCCATATTTCATTGCTCAAACTGTTGTGGAACATGCATTcaaattagaaaatgagAGTTTGGATAAACTAGTACTGTTCTCTAGAgctatatattcaatacCTTATAGCCCTAAAGTGCACTTGAATATGTTCCTCTTAAATGGTGACGGTGATCCAATTAGTTGGGAAATCGATTCAGTATTGAAAACGCATTTTACACCGATGAGAGATTTTGTTTCTCCGATAGTTAATTTTACAGTTGACACAAGCATTCTTTACTATAATGATTTGGGTTTATCATCGTTGGCAAATACATCGAATAGTACGTCGGAAAATATCATTAGCAAGCTAGATTCTTTAAGTATAACAAAACTTAATGATGTCAGGGATTATCCTACGTTAAACTTTGCAATAGTGTTTCCAAGTAAAGAATCATTCCCTGGTGGAGTAAGTTTCATTAATACTCAAACCTTAGATACTTCTGAAAAAGTCTCTGATGTGAAAAAATTGCATTCCCATAATAGAACAAGTTGGGAAAGTTTTTTGATACCTAAATGGGGTTCtgttattgttaataaatacccaatagaaaaaaatggtGTCTTGAATGAGGAATTCATGGTTAGTGTGATAAACgcattttcaaataacCTTTTAAAGTTATTGGGATTTCCAACTGCATTGAAAGCAACAGATAATGCTACAATTAGTACTTTCTACAATTCATTGAACTCATATAAAAGAATAGTAACACTATCCAACATGGATAAAGCTGTCACCACGTTGCATACGTTATCTACTATGTTAGAGCGTTTCCAAAATATGCCAGTACCACAAGAAGTCCAAGATGATGTAATTAGATCTTTGGAACTTCGGTTAGAGATCGTTGacattttgaataatcCTGAAATAGGTGATAGTTTAACTTGGAATAAAGTCTTAGTTATGAGTAATGAATTGGTTGATCTTACTGAGAAGGCTTTTTTCAATCAAGAAATGATTCAACAGAATCATGTTCCTCGAGAACATAAACTTGCCGTATATTTGCCATTATTAGGTCCATTGACCGTAATGAtcatattttctttaatgaaTAACATAAATGAAGAAACTTCAGGAGAAGCAAACAAGCAAGACGTGGGCGATGAAGTTTCAATTACAGACAATTCGGAGATTGAATTAATCCCTGAGGACAAAGAGGATAGTTCTTCTACAAGCATTAATGAAGATCACTAa